A genomic segment from Methanobrevibacter ruminantium encodes:
- a CDS encoding STT3 domain-containing protein — protein sequence MENQKVKTILKSVVIIAILFVLVFGLRAQAADIGGVPNEIKANYVDADGLPYFSEMDSYFNLRMTQDYMDHGYFGDTLVNGSGWDMHSYYPSGRDVGSYQPMIAYVTSVLYGIVNMFQDMSLKEVAFWTGAFISSFAVIPVYIFTRRITNDYGAIAATLIVALGPNYITHTFAGFFDTDMFNVTLPLFFILFFVEAVKSDKLVHRVIFAILSVITIGIYSLSWTGYMFYPAVMIIVMIVFFILCFYLDIEVLEPFRNYSNKLNWLINQKELFPVALIVVLGAIGLLFTVGIGGILDAISGLTGGFSLLSASHDVWPNVFVSVAEMQRPNLLAGGLPGAFLANTSGIINGIGGIVAFFGVLLVLFTFVQRLLRLRSVKVKGDSSKPHKSKRKATSIRKEQDRFRISLKDIGSFGSTDEINKSKRLNVLYLSLFLVWILASAAAVTQGTRFIQVLVVPMGICAGIFVGYAVDYVKANIDDDRTLFLIAIVCSFLIAFPLSQIGYAIDNAVLIGSIVFVALVVISGVFIYLRKSVRDSDVSLKKALVVVLITLALVSPTVCGAYQTTALTVPGSSDPIWNAMDYVKENTTDDTVIISWWDFGYLFQIASDHPTSFDGGSQSGDRAYWVGKALTTSDFAQSKGILQMLGTTGSNASELLCNYTGSNVTAVDALDKTLGMSRENAKSTLVKDYNLTESQASAVVKQSHPSNPNNVAFVLSSDMIQKAGWWSYFGSWNFDTLDSTNYQYYVAPNYVTINPNSQGSIPVLNDSNILFSADVKRGSNGTNQTTAQMTATWANNGSKVDLNGSEYNPLKASNLVAIEDGYLTVNKTLDKNGNYTIYLLSSENQYTAIVMDNELRDSVFTRLFLLGGVGQDTFTISDMQDGVATWTINNGASSSDNADSNA from the coding sequence ATGGAAAATCAGAAAGTTAAAACAATTTTAAAATCTGTGGTTATCATAGCAATATTGTTTGTTTTGGTTTTTGGTCTCAGAGCTCAAGCCGCTGACATTGGTGGAGTTCCAAATGAAATTAAAGCAAATTATGTGGATGCTGATGGTCTTCCTTATTTCAGTGAAATGGACTCATACTTTAACTTAAGGATGACTCAAGATTATATGGATCATGGATATTTTGGTGATACTTTAGTAAATGGTTCTGGTTGGGATATGCATTCATACTATCCATCAGGAAGGGACGTTGGGTCCTATCAGCCGATGATTGCGTATGTCACATCAGTCTTATATGGAATAGTGAACATGTTCCAGGACATGTCCCTTAAGGAAGTGGCATTTTGGACTGGTGCATTCATTTCATCATTTGCTGTAATTCCTGTTTACATATTCACAAGAAGAATAACCAATGATTATGGTGCAATTGCAGCTACATTGATTGTAGCTTTAGGTCCTAACTATATTACACACACATTTGCAGGATTTTTCGATACAGACATGTTTAACGTAACCTTGCCTTTATTCTTTATACTCTTCTTTGTTGAAGCGGTTAAAAGCGATAAATTGGTTCATAGAGTGATATTCGCAATCTTATCTGTTATCACTATTGGTATTTATTCCCTTTCATGGACTGGGTATATGTTTTATCCTGCAGTAATGATAATTGTGATGATAGTATTCTTTATACTATGTTTCTATCTGGACATTGAAGTGTTGGAACCATTTAGAAATTATAGTAATAAGCTAAACTGGTTGATTAATCAAAAAGAATTGTTCCCAGTAGCTTTAATTGTTGTTTTAGGTGCTATCGGCTTATTGTTCACTGTTGGAATCGGCGGTATACTTGATGCTATATCCGGCCTTACTGGAGGTTTCTCACTTTTATCCGCATCACATGATGTATGGCCTAACGTATTTGTTTCTGTTGCAGAGATGCAAAGGCCTAACCTTTTAGCTGGCGGACTTCCAGGTGCATTCTTAGCAAACACAAGCGGTATCATAAACGGTATTGGTGGAATCGTTGCATTCTTCGGTGTTTTATTGGTATTATTCACTTTTGTCCAAAGATTGCTTAGATTAAGATCTGTAAAGGTTAAAGGAGATTCATCAAAACCACATAAATCTAAACGTAAAGCTACTTCTATAAGAAAAGAACAAGACAGATTCAGAATTTCCCTTAAAGACATTGGGTCTTTCGGTTCAACTGACGAAATCAATAAAAGCAAACGTTTGAATGTGCTTTACTTAAGCTTATTCCTTGTATGGATTCTTGCATCTGCAGCAGCAGTAACTCAAGGTACAAGGTTTATTCAGGTATTGGTTGTTCCTATGGGTATCTGTGCAGGTATTTTTGTAGGATATGCAGTTGATTATGTCAAAGCCAATATTGATGATGACAGAACTTTATTCTTGATAGCTATTGTGTGTTCTTTCTTGATTGCATTCCCACTTAGTCAAATCGGTTATGCTATTGACAATGCTGTATTGATAGGTTCAATCGTGTTTGTTGCTCTTGTAGTTATTTCTGGAGTATTCATATACCTTAGAAAATCTGTCAGGGATTCAGATGTGTCCCTTAAAAAGGCATTGGTTGTAGTATTGATCACTTTAGCTTTAGTGTCTCCAACTGTTTGTGGTGCTTACCAGACTACTGCGCTCACAGTTCCTGGTTCAAGTGACCCAATATGGAATGCTATGGACTATGTTAAGGAAAACACTACTGATGATACAGTTATCATTTCCTGGTGGGACTTCGGTTACCTATTCCAAATTGCATCTGACCATCCAACTTCTTTTGATGGGGGTTCTCAGTCAGGGGACCGTGCATACTGGGTAGGTAAAGCATTGACTACTTCAGATTTCGCCCAATCTAAAGGAATCTTGCAGATGTTGGGTACTACTGGTAGCAATGCTTCTGAATTATTATGCAATTACACAGGAAGCAATGTAACTGCAGTTGATGCATTGGACAAAACCTTAGGTATGAGTAGGGAAAATGCTAAATCAACTTTAGTCAAAGACTATAATTTAACTGAAAGCCAAGCAAGTGCTGTTGTAAAACAGTCACACCCATCCAATCCGAATAATGTTGCATTTGTTTTAAGTTCAGACATGATTCAAAAAGCGGGATGGTGGTCCTACTTCGGTTCATGGAACTTTGATACATTAGACAGTACAAACTATCAATATTATGTAGCTCCTAATTATGTTACAATCAATCCTAACTCTCAAGGCAGCATTCCAGTATTGAATGATAGTAATATCTTATTCAGTGCTGATGTCAAAAGAGGATCTAATGGTACTAACCAAACCACTGCTCAAATGACTGCTACTTGGGCTAACAATGGAAGTAAGGTTGACTTGAATGGTAGTGAATATAACCCTCTCAAAGCAAGTAATCTTGTTGCTATTGAAGATGGTTACTTAACTGTAAACAAGACCTTGGATAAAAACGGAAATTATACAATATACCTTTTAAGTTCCGAAAATCAGTACACTGCTATAGTAATGGATAATGAACTTAGAGACTCTGTCTTTACCAGATTATTCCTATTAGGTGGTGTAGGTCAAGATACCTTTACAATAAGTGACATGCAGGATGGAGTTGCTACTTGGACCATTAATAATGGGGCTTCAAGTTCTGATAACGCAGATTCTAATGCATAG